GTTATGATTGAATTCATACGAATCCGTATGAACACTTTCTACATTACCTGCCAAATCCCTACAACGATACTTAACCGTATAAATACCGTCACTACTACCTAACGTAAATTTTTTAAGTTTCGGATTGGAAATACTACCTTGAATGGGTTCAAAAGAAGGAGTGGAGGAATCAATCGTATAAACGATGTTACCCGGAGCAACCGAGTCGTTACAAGCAATCGTTAATTCAGTGGAAGAACCATAGATTCCAGGGCTCGGACTAATCACTGAATTCGGCGGATTAGAATCGCTGGCAATTTGAGAAAGGATTGGATTGTCCGCGACACCGTCTCCATTTGTATCATATCCTTGCCCAACAATTACGGTTACTGTATTTCCAGTACAACGAGAACCAGTAGTTAAATAATATTCTTTAACGCTTTTATAACAAATATAATAATCCGCAACTCCGTTTCCATCTGTGTCTATGGCAAAGGGAATTCCTTTTTCATCAAATAAAAAGATAATATCTGCAACTCCGTTATTTCTAGTAGAAATACCAAGTGTAGAATCATCACCAGTCGCAGAAACAACTGTTCCGGTATCCCCCCCGCTCAAGCCGTTTAAATGAGACATATCGCCAATTACAAACGGATTTGAAGAAGGATAAAAAATTCCGTTTATATAAGAACCTTGGGTGGCCAGACCTAAATAAGAAAGAAAAGAATAATCAGTACTCTGCGGTTTACAAAAGAACGAAAAGCAGAAAATAAGCAAAAGAAACTGAAACAAAACGAAATAACGTTTCAAAATCATCTTAGTCCCCTTTCCAAATGACAAAATAAGAAGTTCTAAAAACTCAATGCCGATCCCGGCTAACGATTGTTAAACGGCTAAAGAGCCTGAGTGCTGTATTTAAACGCACAAACCTGCTCCAAACCAAAACGAACTACGTAGCAGCAAGATGAACGGATCTAAGTTCGCCAAAAAAGACGTTCGGAACAGACTCTTTGTTAATTACAACCCAAAGTGTATCCGCCCGCTTAGGTGATAGGAAAGACTTCTGAGATAAATTGCAAATAAAAAAATCACATTATTCAAAAAAAATGCTGGAATATGTGTTGCCTCGATATAGATAAGTCAATTAAGAGATAAAAACAAGGAAAAATTATCACATTTCATTTGTAATATAAAAAAACAGAAAGTTTTGCAAAAATCTCGGATTTTGCAAAGAAACGGGACAACCTAAATAAAGGTTTAAAAGAAAAAGCGGAATCGACTTAAAAAGATGAAAAGAAAATATCACACCTTAATTCTAGGTTTAGCGCTCTTAATGTCTTTTTTTTCATCGAAGATCCGATCCGAATCTGTAAAACAACCTCCGATAAAAATAACTTTGGATCAAGCCGTACTCATAGGCTCCAGCAATAGTGTGGTCCTTAAAGTGTTAGAAGCCAAAAAAGAAGTAAGTAAAATGTTGATTACTGAAAAATGGAGAGAGTTTCTTCCTAAATTTGGAATTCAATACTACGGCCTTAGAAATCAAAACGTAAATTCAGCGGATAATATATACAACGATATTCGTTTAACGGTTCAGCAATTGATTTTTGACGGCGGAGAAGCGAATCTCAATTTGGAAATCGCAAAGTTATCCGAACTACTCAACGAACAAGATTTTAAAATCAATCTTTCCAGGCTTCGTCTAGACATCCAAAAAGCGTATTTCAGAGCGTTAGCATTAAAAGGAAAAGTTTTTATTCAAAAAAAAGCTCAGGAAAAAGCCCAAGAAGCACTTCGAAAAGGACAAGTAGAATTAAGACAAGGATTTATCACAAAAGTTCAATTAATGGATTTAGAAAGTAAATTAAAACAAACCGAGTTTAACGTGCAAAAATCTAAAAACGACAGCGATCAAGCCTTGTTAGACTTAAAACAAGTCATGAACTTAGATTATTACGCAGAAATCGAACTGAACGAAAGTATATTCTTTGACTTTATCATCAATGCACCACCTAACACACATAATTTGGATGAACTAATTTCTAAAGCAAAAAACGGTCGGGAAGATTTGAAAAAAATGCAAATCATCGTTAAAAAGTTAAAAAACGAAAAGGAAGTATTAGACAATCAATATATGCCCAAAGTTTACGTAGGCGCCTACGCTGGAAGAAACGGAAATAACAACCAATTTACACACGATAGTTACGGGGTTAATTTCAATCTAGTGATGCCATTGGGTAGCAGCGTGGTTCAGTCCAACGGAAACACTGGGGTTCAAAAAGACGGAAACGGGATTCAGACCTATCCCGGATTTGGAAATCAAACCGTGGGTCCCGGAACAAACAGTTATAACTCCACCTCCGTTCGATTATTTGACAATTTAAGTCAATCTAGAAAAGCGATGGAAGGTGAGATACAACTTGCCGAAGCATTATTAAATTATCGTAATATGGAAAACCAAGTTGGATTCGAAATTAAAAAAAGTGTAGATAAGCTCAATCAATCCTGGGAACTCATCAACATCGCCAATTCAAGAATCAATCTTCAGGTAGAATCCGGAAGAGCAATGGCCGCAAAGGTAGCATACGGTCATGCGAAAAAAGAAGATCAGATCAATTCCGAATTAGAAATGATCAAATCCCAAGAAGATCTCACGGACGCATTAACTTCCTACGCGATCAACTGTTATGAGTACGCTCAAGTCACAACGGACGAAGGTGGCTTAAGAAAATTGATCCAATACTCCAAAGGTTCGGGGAACTCGATATTATCCAATCTGATTAAAAACCAAGAAACGGGATCTAAGCCCAAAAAATAGGATTAGAAAAAATGACTTACACGTTTAAAAACCATAAGAGAATTTCCATCATCCAATTTTGTATTCGGATTTCGTTTTTTATCTTCGTTGTTCTAAATTTGGACTGTCAAGATACGGGAGAAAAACTTTTAGGACTGGGGGCTTTATGGGGAGATCCACCTCCAGAAGTTATCTTCAGTAGTCCTGTTTCAGGCACTGATAGCCTTCCATCCACACAGAAATTTGACGTTGGGTTTAGTAGAGAAATGAATATGCAAAGTTGTAGGATTGCATTCAGTATGTCTCCGCAAACCACTGGTTTTTTTACGGAACTAAATGGAACCGTTCTTACGTTTGCACCATCTATACCTTTAAATCCAGGAAGTTATACTTATACAGTAACTAAAAACTGTGAAGACAAAGCTGGTATAGATCTCAAAGATCCTTTCAGTGCCTCTATTACTATTGGAAACGCTAGTGCTGCAGGACTGTCGCCTTCCATAAGCGGAATGTTTGTTTATGCTGGAAATGCACCAGTTTGTAATGCTGGAACCGCTACAATGACCGATTTTTTTGCAGGCAACGTGACTACTACCTGTATGGGAAATCCATTAGTAAATCAGATTGTTGTAAACTTTTCTAGACCGATGAACACTACTGCAACGTTAAACGCTCTTTCGATTAGCCCCACGGTATCCGCAAACTACGTTTGGAATTCTCCCAATACTTTAACGATCCAACCAGATTTCGCTTTTAATTCCAACCAGAGATATATAGTCAATTTTGGTACGGGTGCCAAAGATCAAAATGGAATCGCTCTTAGTGGAAATACAGTAGGCACATTTTTTGTAGGGACTGCAAACGCAGGTCCGAACATAAACACGATCACAGTTCCAACCGGCAGTTTAGCAGGATGTCAAGCTGGAATCGGTATTCCTACGGACATTATAGCAACAACTGTAAACAATGGTTGTTTAGGAAATCCGAATACACAATCCATCGTATTTAATTTTAACACTCCTATGAATACAGCGGTGACACAAGCCGCGATCGGCATCTCACCTCCAATTAGCGGAACTTTTGTTTGGTCCGCCGGAAATCAAACCTTGGTATTTACTACGGATTCAAAATTGGAATACGGAACCAGATATACCATTTCGATTGGGACATCCGCCCAAGCCGCCAATCAAACAAACTTTACCACACCGGTATCGGCCAGCTTTATCGCGGGTGGAAATAATCCGAATCCAATTGTACAAGCAATTGGTCTCGTAAGTCAAGTAGGAGCACCTGGTTGTGCTCCATCCTTTCCTGCAATCGGAAGCGCTATTGGTGGAAACTGGACCGCTGCATCTTGTTGGTGGGACAACAGTTTACCGGTTTTACAACCTAGCAGTTATCGTTTCGAAGGTGGGGACGAAGGAAATAACAACGCCGCTTCGTGTAACAACAAAACAACGGACGACTTCCGACTTGTATTTAATAATTATATGAACTTAGGAAGTACAATAGGGTCAGTCTCCTTATCCAGAGAATCTGGAGCTTCTACAGTAATTCGTTTATCTAGTTGGAACTGGAGCGACTGCCAAGCCGTTTATCCTTTTGGATGTAGGGTTTTAGATCTTAGATTTTCGGAAATGGAATCCAGTTGTGGAGGTGTAAACGAATTCGGAAGTTCCGCAGATTTTAATCTCACAAACGCAAAGTTTGACTTTAGCGCCAATAATGGAGCCATTCCTTATCCGGCAATTCCTACATCGCCGAACTATCCAATTTATACAATCCAAGTAAGCGGAGCGGCAACGGACATATTAGGAAGACCTTTGGCACCGTTCAGCTTCTCGGCGGTTAGTCAGTGATAAAACAAAACGGAGAAATCTCAATGAATCGAATAATTTATAAAATTATAATATTAATTTTTACAAATATAATACTAAGCGGCTGCGTGATCTTTGGCAATAAAACTGCTAGAGCCGCAGAAAAAGCGGCAACGGTAAAAGCCAACTATCAAATCGGTTATATAGAAAACCGAGACTTTCGTTTTGATCCGTTCCGTATTAAAAATTTTATAAGTTTATTAAAATTTGAAATTATTAGAAACGGAAACGGTCTTGTAGAAGAAGAATCCGAAACCTCTAAAACAAATCCACCAACTTCTGTTGCTACAAATAATCCTATGTTACAAAATCCGGAAGCCACAACGACACCCCCGTCTACTCCGATTGCCCCTACTACAACTACACCGGAAACTCCCAAACCAACGGCTACTGCTTCAACCGAAGTTAAGGATTCCAAACGAATTTTTATGGAGAATGAAATCAAGAATTTGTCTTCTAAAGTAAATTTCGATTATTATCTACAAGGTTCTTTTGGAATGTCGGATAACGGAAGTATTTTAGATCGAAACTTTACGACTCTGATTTTTCTAGACGTTCACGATAAAACAGGAAAACTAGTAAAATCCGTTTCTTATACTCAAGATTCAAAAAATTTCTCCGACGCAGACGATTTAAAACAGGCAAGCATTAGCCTGGTAGATAAGATAATGAAAAAATCCGAAGAAAAATAAGGTGAATAAATTGGATTCTAAAAGTTTAATATTAAAAACTAGGCTTTCATTTTTTCTTTTACTAACTACATTCTGTTTATTCTTTTCAGATTGTGGACCTTCTGAAAAAGAAATGGAAGTAATGTATCAAAAAGGAATTTCTCTTTTTATAGCTAACAAACGAGACGAAGCCCTCAAGATTTTTAAAGACTTATATAAAGAAAATGAAAATTACAAAGACGTAAAGTTTATGTTAGGTAAACTTTTGTATTATAATCGCAGATTTCAGGAAGCGGAAAAAATTTTTCAGGAAATCTCGGATAAAGACGACACCGATTACAATGCATTAGGTTGGTTAATTAAAACTCAATTTGCCGAAACTCCTCTAAAAAAAGACTTAACCGATAATCTTGAAAAATACTTATCTAAAAATTCAGAAAATATAGAGATTCTATTTATAAGCGCCAAACTTTTAGAAGAAACCGGGAAATCGGATCAGGCAATTATAGCTTATCAAAAGATTATTTCTCAAACTCAACTGATCGCATTCTCTCATACCCAATTGAGAAACATATATTCAATTGCTAAATTAGATAAAAAAGCTGCTTACCATCATCAGAAATTTTTAGATCTTACAGGACAAACAGACGTTTCGGAAAAATAAAAGTGCAATCGAATATCCTACTCATCAAAATCTTTATAAAGAACCAGGCTTCAAACCCAACCAAACGAAGTCTGAATTTTCTAAAGTTGCGGGAACTACCACGTTTTTTAACAATGATAAAAACTGGACAACGGCTTATAGATCGCCCAAGAGACATATTTTGTAGGAACTACCGCATTTTCTTAAAAACTTACCGCACCGCTAAACGATATTTAAGGTTCTGGAACAAACTCAAAATAAATCCTATCTTTCAAAATGATCACCAAACAGCGATTTTATGCAAAAACTTTATCCGGCAAATTGTTATCTTTGAATTTTTAGAAGCCCCTCATTTGAATCCCTGGAGGATAAAAAATTGATCATTAAATTTTTAAAGTCTAAGTTCGGAAAATTTTTTCTGTTATCTATAGCAGCGTATTTTATCATTTCTCTTTTTTTAACTCGCCTCGCGAAAAACTCTCAAAGTAAAATGTTAAAAAATTCGGTTTCTATGTTAACGAAACCACTTTCCTTTTCACTTTCTTCTCCCAATCAATCCGAAGAAATGTTTTCATCAGAAGAAGAATCACAAAATCTAATGTCCGTTTTGGCAATGAACGTAATTAAAGAATCCATTACACCTACGGTAGAAGCCTCAGGAATGATAGACTTTATAGAAAAAGTGGACGTTTATTCTAAAGTATCCGGAAGAATCGAAAAAATTTATTTTAAAGAAGGGGAAGAAATTTCTCAAAATCAAAGACTATTTAAAATGGAAACCTTACCGCTGGAACTTGAATTGCTCAAACAGGAATCTACTCTAGAAAGTTCCAAGTCACAGGTAAAATTAGCCAAAGAAAAATATCTGAAAGCAAAAAACAACGTACTCGCTAAAATTCAGGAATACGAAAAGTCTCTTTCCGTTTTAGAAAAATCAAAACAAGAATACGAAAAAGCAAAAAATTCTTTTGCAGGTATAGAAGAAATCTACAACGCAGGAGGATTTAGCAAGGAAGAATTTGAAAACGCTAAACTAAATTTAAACTCCAGAGAAACCGCCTATCAAATCGCGGAAAAGGACGTGGAAATCAGAAGTATCGGTTTAACAGACAAAGATATATTAAGAAATAATTATAAACTTCCTCAGACAAAAGAGGAACGAACCGCAATACTCGAAGAGATCAATAGCCTAATAGAAAAAGCGGAATGGGAAGTAGCAGAAGGTGTCTATAAATCTCATGAAGCACAAGTAAACTCCACAAAAATGATGCTCAAAGAATCTTTAGTATTTTCACCTCTTACTGGAGTAATTTCAAAACAATTCAAAACCGAAGGAGAAATTCTAAGCGGCTCTGGACCGGGACAACACGTCGTATCCGTAATCAACGTCAAACAAGTATACGCGGTTCTAAACATTCCAGAATCAGAATCTATTAGCTTAAAAAAAGGAATGAAGGTTTCCTTTTTAGCGGACGTTTATAAAGGCCAACAATTTCAAGGTACGGTCCAATTATTAAGTCCTATAGTAGATCAAAAAAGCCACACTGTAGAAATCAAAGCCTTAGTGGACAATAAAAATAAACTTCTAAAACCGGGAATGTTTATCAGAGCAAATATCACCACCGGCCAGGAACAACCTACAATACGAATTCCAAGCAACGCAGTCGTGTTAAACGAAGACGGAACTACAGGAATTGTTTGTGTAGCTCGCAATGGAAAAAGTTATAGAAACGAAGTCAAACTGGGATCTCAGAGTGAAGGTAAAATCGTAATTTCGGAAGGTTTAACGGAAGGTGACGTTGTACTTCTTGAAAGAATATCACAACTCAGGGACGGTATGCCCGTAAACCCTTACTTCGACAAACGATGAAAAGTGTAGTTCGTTTTTGTGTTTCAAAACCAATTACGGTTTTGATGACTTGGTTTGCGATCATAATTTTCGGAATTATTGGATTAAAAAATGCTAAAATAACTTTGCTTCCTGAAATTGTATTTCCTAGAATTTCAGTGATCACAAGTTATCCAAACGCTTCTCCCGAAGAGATAGAAAACCTAATTACCAAACCTCTGACCGATTCCATCGGCACCGTAGGAGGTATAGAAAAAGTAACTTCCGAATCCTTAGAAGGAATTTCGATCATCACGGTTCAGTTTTCTTTTTATAAGTCGGTGGACTTTGCAATGATAGAATTGCGAGAAAAAATCGACCTAATCCGAGATCAGCTTCCTCAAGACGCCAGTAAACCAATCGCAACTAGATTTGATCCTGCACAATCAGCATTTCAAGAAATTATAATATTCCCAAAAAATGAATCGGATTCTAAATCCCTTAAATCCTTTATAGAAGAAAATGTAAAAGTATTTTTAGAAAGAATCGAAGGTATGGCATACGTACAAATTTCAGGAGGATTTGAAAAAGAAGTTAGAGTAGAAATTGATCCGGAAAGAATGACAACCTACGGAGTTTCTATACCAGAAGTCCAAAAGTCAATCGTCTCTGCAAACATCAACGTTCCTGCAGGAAGCCTTCCTGTAGGAAACAAAGACTTATTACTCAGAACCGTAGGAGAATATAAATCCTTAGAAGACATCAAAGAAACGATCATTTCCACTAACAACACTGGTATTCCGATACCGATCGGATCAGTCGCGTCCGTTTACAGATCTTATAGAGAAAGAACCGGTTTGGCCAGATACAATGGAAAAGATTGTATCGTTTTATATCTTTATAAAGAATCGGGTAGAAACTCAGTGGAGTTAGCCGATCGAGTAACCAAAGAATTAGAATCGATTAACACCACTTTTGCGGACAAATTGTCTGCGCAGTTGGTATACGACGAGTCTGTTTTTATACGAGATTCTGTTTGGGGATTGGTTTGGTCTTTGATCTTGGGCGCCCTTTTAGCGTTTCTCATTTTAATGC
The nucleotide sequence above comes from Leptospira kirschneri serovar Cynopteri str. 3522 CT. Encoded proteins:
- a CDS encoding TolC family protein, whose product is MKRKYHTLILGLALLMSFFSSKIRSESVKQPPIKITLDQAVLIGSSNSVVLKVLEAKKEVSKMLITEKWREFLPKFGIQYYGLRNQNVNSADNIYNDIRLTVQQLIFDGGEANLNLEIAKLSELLNEQDFKINLSRLRLDIQKAYFRALALKGKVFIQKKAQEKAQEALRKGQVELRQGFITKVQLMDLESKLKQTEFNVQKSKNDSDQALLDLKQVMNLDYYAEIELNESIFFDFIINAPPNTHNLDELISKAKNGREDLKKMQIIVKKLKNEKEVLDNQYMPKVYVGAYAGRNGNNNQFTHDSYGVNFNLVMPLGSSVVQSNGNTGVQKDGNGIQTYPGFGNQTVGPGTNSYNSTSVRLFDNLSQSRKAMEGEIQLAEALLNYRNMENQVGFEIKKSVDKLNQSWELINIANSRINLQVESGRAMAAKVAYGHAKKEDQINSELEMIKSQEDLTDALTSYAINCYEYAQVTTDEGGLRKLIQYSKGSGNSILSNLIKNQETGSKPKK
- a CDS encoding Ig-like domain-containing protein, coding for MTYTFKNHKRISIIQFCIRISFFIFVVLNLDCQDTGEKLLGLGALWGDPPPEVIFSSPVSGTDSLPSTQKFDVGFSREMNMQSCRIAFSMSPQTTGFFTELNGTVLTFAPSIPLNPGSYTYTVTKNCEDKAGIDLKDPFSASITIGNASAAGLSPSISGMFVYAGNAPVCNAGTATMTDFFAGNVTTTCMGNPLVNQIVVNFSRPMNTTATLNALSISPTVSANYVWNSPNTLTIQPDFAFNSNQRYIVNFGTGAKDQNGIALSGNTVGTFFVGTANAGPNINTITVPTGSLAGCQAGIGIPTDIIATTVNNGCLGNPNTQSIVFNFNTPMNTAVTQAAIGISPPISGTFVWSAGNQTLVFTTDSKLEYGTRYTISIGTSAQAANQTNFTTPVSASFIAGGNNPNPIVQAIGLVSQVGAPGCAPSFPAIGSAIGGNWTAASCWWDNSLPVLQPSSYRFEGGDEGNNNAASCNNKTTDDFRLVFNNYMNLGSTIGSVSLSRESGASTVIRLSSWNWSDCQAVYPFGCRVLDLRFSEMESSCGGVNEFGSSADFNLTNAKFDFSANNGAIPYPAIPTSPNYPIYTIQVSGAATDILGRPLAPFSFSAVSQ
- a CDS encoding lipoprotein, translated to MNRIIYKIIILIFTNIILSGCVIFGNKTARAAEKAATVKANYQIGYIENRDFRFDPFRIKNFISLLKFEIIRNGNGLVEEESETSKTNPPTSVATNNPMLQNPEATTTPPSTPIAPTTTTPETPKPTATASTEVKDSKRIFMENEIKNLSSKVNFDYYLQGSFGMSDNGSILDRNFTTLIFLDVHDKTGKLVKSVSYTQDSKNFSDADDLKQASISLVDKIMKKSEEK
- a CDS encoding tetratricopeptide repeat protein, with translation MNKLDSKSLILKTRLSFFLLLTTFCLFFSDCGPSEKEMEVMYQKGISLFIANKRDEALKIFKDLYKENENYKDVKFMLGKLLYYNRRFQEAEKIFQEISDKDDTDYNALGWLIKTQFAETPLKKDLTDNLEKYLSKNSENIEILFISAKLLEETGKSDQAIIAYQKIISQTQLIAFSHTQLRNIYSIAKLDKKAAYHHQKFLDLTGQTDVSEK
- a CDS encoding efflux RND transporter periplasmic adaptor subunit; amino-acid sequence: MIIKFLKSKFGKFFLLSIAAYFIISLFLTRLAKNSQSKMLKNSVSMLTKPLSFSLSSPNQSEEMFSSEEESQNLMSVLAMNVIKESITPTVEASGMIDFIEKVDVYSKVSGRIEKIYFKEGEEISQNQRLFKMETLPLELELLKQESTLESSKSQVKLAKEKYLKAKNNVLAKIQEYEKSLSVLEKSKQEYEKAKNSFAGIEEIYNAGGFSKEEFENAKLNLNSRETAYQIAEKDVEIRSIGLTDKDILRNNYKLPQTKEERTAILEEINSLIEKAEWEVAEGVYKSHEAQVNSTKMMLKESLVFSPLTGVISKQFKTEGEILSGSGPGQHVVSVINVKQVYAVLNIPESESISLKKGMKVSFLADVYKGQQFQGTVQLLSPIVDQKSHTVEIKALVDNKNKLLKPGMFIRANITTGQEQPTIRIPSNAVVLNEDGTTGIVCVARNGKSYRNEVKLGSQSEGKIVISEGLTEGDVVLLERISQLRDGMPVNPYFDKR